The sequence CCGGGCGAGTGCTCGTGACCGGTGGCGGTGCGTCCACCGACCTCGCGACCACAGCGGGTGTGTTGCAGCCGAATCGAGATCCTGGGCCGCCCGCGCCGGGGGTCGATCCCTTCGATGCGTTCGTGTTCGCGTATGACGAGGCCGGCGGCATCGCCTGGGGTACCTATCTCGGCGGCCCGCAGTACGACCGCGCGTACGCCGTCGAGGTCGACGCCACCGGTGTCTACGTCGCGGGTCGTGCCGGCGCGGGCTTCCCCGTGACCGCCGGCGCCGCCCAGACCAGCTTCGCAGGGGGGCAGGAGGCGCCGTTCTACGGCGAGCAAGACGGCTTCGTCTGCAAGCTCTCGCTCGACGCCACGGCGATCGTCTGGTGCACCTACTTCGGCACCAGTGACCCCTCGATCGTCCGTGACATCGCGGTCGACTCCACCGGTGCGGTGTACCTCGCGTCGGGGCGCAGCACCGGCAGCTATCCCACCGCGATCGCCGATGCCTTCGTCAACGCGCCGCTCGGGGGCAACGACGCCGTGCTCGCGAAGCTCTCCAGCGACGGCAGCACGGTGCTGTGGGCGCGATACCTCGGCGGCTCGGCCGACGATTCGAATCAGAACTCCGTGCGGGTCGACGCCAACGACAATCCCTACATCTTGCTCACCACCACCTCGGGCGACGCGCAGACGTCCCCTGGCGCCCACGACAGCAGCTACGGCGGCAACGGGGACCTCTATGTCGTCGCCGCAGCGCCGAGCGATGGCGGGCTCCGCTGGGCGACGTACCTCGGTGCTTCGGGCAATGAGTCCACCGAGACCCACGAGTTCGCCGTCGATGCGGCCGGCAACTGCTACGTGGCGGCGGCCACCTCATCGATGGACTTCCCGACCACCGTCGGCGCATTCGACACGAGCTTCGGCGGCGGCAACAATGATGCGTTCGCAGCCAAGATCTCGGCCGATGGCACCACCCTGCTCGGCTCGACGTTCATCGGCGGCAACGGCAGCGACCGGCCCGAGGGCGTCGCCGTAGGCGCCGACGGGAGCGTGTACTTCACCGGGACGACGACCTCGACCGACTTCCCCGTGACCGCCGACGCCTACCAAGGCGCGCTCGTCGTGCGCGATGCGGTGGTCGTGCGGGTCGCTCCCGAGTTCGACTCGTTGCTCTACGCGAGCTTCCTCGGTGGCGGCATGGAGGAGTACGGACGCGGTGCCACCGTCGATGATGAGGGGCGTCTGTGGATCGGTGGCGAGACCCACTCGAGCGATCTGCCGCTGCTCGACGCGGCCCAGACGCAAGCGGGTGGCAACACGGATGCGTGGGTGGCCGCGTTCGTGCCTGCGCCCTGACGCGAGCCGGGGCGCTGACAGCCGCCGACGCGCCTCACTCCCCGGTTGCGAGCTCGGGGATCTCCACGTGGATCTCCACACGCCGCAGCACCTCGGCGCCGCCGATCGCGTCGTCGTTGTAGCCGCGACCGATGACCTGCACGCGGTGCTGCGGCACCGTCGAGCTGCACGAGCGGGTGTCGCGGCAGCGGTGGCCGGCGCACTTGCTCTCGGCCTTGTCGGGGTTCTCCGTGAGCCAGTCGTAGGCCGCGTACGCGCGATCGATCGACAACAGCATGTTGCTGTCGTCCTTGCGGCGCGACGAGACGATCGCACTGGGTGACGAGTAGCCGACGATCTCGAGCCGATAGTCGGGCCCCAGCATCGCGCCGACGTCGGGGCTCGCCAGCGCGTCGGCGACCTTGCAGACCTGCGTGCGGGCGTCGACCGTGAGGTCCGAGGCGGCGTCCTCGAACAGCACGTTGCTCAGCACGACCGACACGCCGGTGGCGGTCGCGCGCACGGTGAATCCGGCCACCCGCGCGACCAGCTCGAGCCGCTCGGCGAGCTTGCGCTGGCGCGCCTTGGCCTCGTCCAGCCGGGCCTGCTTGGCCTCGATCTGGTCGAGCAGCCCCTCGAGCCTGCGCATGGTGCCACCGTCGGCACCGCGGGCGAGCTCGGGCACGATGGCCTTGAGCGCGTTGCCGAGATCG is a genomic window of Deltaproteobacteria bacterium containing:
- a CDS encoding S-layer protein translates to MRRLLRGALIVVTGCGSNGDGNGESSDDSGSSDASATSAASASTTSLSTSTETGTSSPVTSDASTSGADSSSGGGSSADSGSTTDGGELPDGLAASWITYLGGSQFEHARDLAHDGAGRVLVTGGGASTDLATTAGVLQPNRDPGPPAPGVDPFDAFVFAYDEAGGIAWGTYLGGPQYDRAYAVEVDATGVYVAGRAGAGFPVTAGAAQTSFAGGQEAPFYGEQDGFVCKLSLDATAIVWCTYFGTSDPSIVRDIAVDSTGAVYLASGRSTGSYPTAIADAFVNAPLGGNDAVLAKLSSDGSTVLWARYLGGSADDSNQNSVRVDANDNPYILLTTTSGDAQTSPGAHDSSYGGNGDLYVVAAAPSDGGLRWATYLGASGNESTETHEFAVDAAGNCYVAAATSSMDFPTTVGAFDTSFGGGNNDAFAAKISADGTTLLGSTFIGGNGSDRPEGVAVGADGSVYFTGTTTSTDFPVTADAYQGALVVRDAVVVRVAPEFDSLLYASFLGGGMEEYGRGATVDDEGRLWIGGETHSSDLPLLDAAQTQAGGNTDAWVAAFVPAP